The Streptomyces sp. NBC_00576 genome contains the following window.
GACCAGAGCATCGTAGCCCGGTGCATTCGGAGCGGGTCTACGTCATTCGACCTGTTCACCGCCAGGTATTCGACGTGATCGCCGCCCGGTCGAAGCGCCGCGCCGGTTGAGTCATTGCGCGCGTTCCCGTGGAGAGAGCCGCTGTCTACCTTGAGGAGGGCACCCGCGGATCCGGCCTGCTCCCCCGCCGGATCCGCGGGCCGCCCGACAGGTGCGAACGGCCACGCGGTCTGTGCACACCCCCGAGGACGAGGAGGTCTGAGGCATGGACGTGTCCATCGGCACCATCTGGGAGGCGGTCTCCCGGACGCTGCCCGATGCCGTCGCCGTTGCCGAGCCCGGTCGTGAGACCACCTACCGGGAGTTCGACGAGCGCGCGTCACGGCTGGCCGCGGCACTGGAGAGGGCCGGGGTAGGGGAGGGCGACACCGTGGCCTGTTACCTGTACAACGGAGCCGCCTACCTGGAGACCGTCTTCGCCGCCTTCAAACTCGGCGCCGTGCCGGTGAACGCCAACTACCGCTACACCGGTGAGGAGCTCTCCGAACTCCTCGCCGACGCCGACGCGGCCGCGCTCGTCTTCAGCGGCGCCCTGGCCGACCGGGTCACGCACGCCGCCGGTCACGTGCCCACCCTGAAGCTGCTCGTGCGAGCGGGCGATCCGCCGGCCGACGGCCCTGCCGGGCCCGACGTGCCCGAGCTGGAGGACCTGCTGGCGGCGCACGCACCACGTGCGCCGCGGTCGCGGCCCGGTTCGGACCGGCTCTTCATGTACACCGGCGGGACCACGGGTAGACCGAAGGGCGTGGTGTGGCGACAGAGCGATCTTCTGCACTCCCTCGTGGTCCCGATCTTCCACCCGCTCGGTGTCACCGACCTCCCGGCGACCCTCGACGAGGCCGTGGCGATCGCGACCGAGGCCCACCACGGGGGCCGCGCGCCGATCACCATGCCCGTCGTGCCGCTGATGCACGCCACCGGACTGTTCAACACCATGGGCGCCCTGATGACGGGAGGCCGGGCTGTCACGGCGCGGCCGGGGGGTCTCGACCCGGAACACGTCTGGCGCACGATCGCCGAGCAGCGGGTCGACACCTTCATCGTCGCGGGCAACGCCGTGTGCCGACCGCTCGTCGACGAACTCGTCCGTGCGGAACAGACCGGGACGCCGTACGACCTGCGCTCCGTGCGCAGGATCCTCAGCTCCGGCACCGCTCTCAGCGATCCGCTCAAGATGGCACTGCACGAACGTGCCGACGTCACGGTCATCGACGCCATCGCGTCGAGCGAAGGGGGCCCTTTCGCCTTCGCGATCACCTCGTCGGTACGAGATCTGCCGGCCCGCTTCTTCCCCGTATCCGCGACACGCGTGATCGGCACGGACGACCGCTTCGTCGAACCCGGCAGCGACGAAACCGGGTATCTCGCCTACCGCGGGCCCATGCCGCTCGGCTACTACAAGGACACCGAGAAGAGCGCGACGACGTTCCGCACCATCGACGGGGTCCGGTACGCGATCGCCGGAGACCTCGCCCGACTCGAGGCCGACGGCGCGATCCGTTTCCTCGGGCGCGGCTCAGGCGTGATCAACACGGGCGGGGAGAAGGTGCACCCCCAGGAAGTCGAGAGCGTCCTGCTCACGCACCCCGGTGTGACCGACTGTGTCGTCGTCGGCGTCCCCGACGAGACCTGGGGCGAGCGGGTGGCAGCCGTCGTCGCGGTCCCGCCGGGCACCGCCGTCACCGGCGAGGAACTGCGCGACTGGGCCCGGCGGAGCCTCGCCGGCTACAAGGTGCCGCGTTCTGTCGTCCTCACGGATGCCCTGCCCCGGACGCCGACCGGCAAGCTCGAAGTCGCTTGGGCCAGGAAGACGGCCCAGGACTCCGACGCGGCCGCAACCTGACGCTCGCCCGAGACATTCTCCTCTTCCGCAAGCCCAAGGAGCCCCGATGCCCCCCAACACCTCCAGCCCGTCCGAAGGGTCGTTGCTGGTGATCAGCGCCCACGCCGGCGACTTCGTCTGGCGGGCCGGCGGCGCCATCGCGCTGGCCGCCGAACGCGGGCAGCGTGCCAAGGTGCTGTGCCTGAGCTTCGGTGAGCGCGGGGAGTCGGCCCGCGCCTGGCGGGACGGCCTCGGCCTCGGCGAGATCAAGGAGCTGCGCCGCACGGAGGCTTCGAGCGCCGCCGCGGCGCTGGGTGCGGAGATCGAGTTCCTGGACGCCGGGGACTACCCACTTATCGAAACGCCTGAGCTGGTGGACCGCATCGTCCGGGTCTACCGCGAGGTCGACCCCGCCGTCGTACTCACCCACCCGCCGGCCGACCCGTACAACGGCGACCACCCGGCGGCCTCCCGCATGGCGCTCCAGGCACGCGTACTCGCCCAGGCGATCGGCTACGAGGCCCCCGGTGAGCCCCTCGGCGCACCCCCGGTGTTCTTCTTCGAGCCGCACCAGCCGGAGCAGTGCGACTTCAAGCCGAACGTCCTGCTGGACATCACCTCCGTCTTCGACAGGAAGCGCAAGGCGATGGAGTGCCTGGCCGCCCAGCAGCACATGTGGGACTACTACACCGACCTCGCCAAGCGCCGGGGCGTACAACTGAAGCGGAACACCGGCCCGAACCTGGGCCTGACACACGCGACCATGGCCGAGGCATACGTACGGCTCTACCCTGAGGCGACAGGGACCCTGGCGTGACGGCGGAGGCGGCAGAGAGCGCGGAGACAGCGGAGACAGCGGAGAGCACCGTGAAGCAGTCCGGGGTGACCCACGTCTGGGTTCCCTTCCGCGACACGTCCCTCTACGTGGCCTTCCCGGACGGAGCCGACGGGACGCCGGGCCTGCAAGCCCTTCTGGCCGGTGCCCTGTCGCGGGGCGACGTCACCCGGGACTCCCGCTACGGCGAGCCGTTGTGGCGCGTCGACGCCCGTGACCTGCACACCGTGGTCGAGGCCTTGTGGAGCACCAGCCGCCCGGTGCGGATCCACCTCGACCAGTCCCCCGCGGACCGCACGGCCGACTGACCCGCGACGGATGACGTATCCCGGCCATGACCATGTGCCGCCGGGCTCCGGTCATCCGAGCGATGACCCCGCGTTCCACGCCACATAGCGTCGATCGCGTACCCCTGCCCCCCTGGCCGACCGCGGTCGCGACGATCCGACCGGCAGTGCTGAGGAGATGATCGATGACGGACCCGTCAGCCGCTGTCCTGGACACGCTCACCACCACCGAAGCCGGAACCGCCTCGCGGCACGAGGCCGGATTCGACGGCACCCTTGTCGTACTGTCCCGGCGGAACGTGGCGGCCGGAGTCGTGTCACTCGAACTCGGGCCGCGCTCCGGCGAAGGGGAGGGGGGAGGTGAAGGGGAAGGCGAACCTCTGCCGGCCTGGCGGCCGGGAGCGCACATCGACGTCGTCCTGCCCACGGGCATCACCCGGCAGTACTCGCTCTGCGGACCGGCGGGACACACCTCACGGTGGCGCATCGCGGTGCTGCGGGAGCCCGACGGACGCGGCGGATCGCAGTGGATCCACGACAACGTCCACGAGGGAACCGAACTCCGGGTGCGCGGTCCGCGCAACAACTTCCCGCTGCGACCCGCGGCGCGCTACCTGTTCGTCGGCGGCGGCATCGGCATCACCCCGCTGCTCCCGATGATCGCCGAGGCCGAGGCGGCGGGGGCCGACTGGTCCCTGCTCTACGGCGGCCGGACGCACGCGTCCATGGCGTTCCTGCCCGAACTGGAGCCGTACGGCGAGCGCGTCGACGTACGGCCGCAGGACCAGCACGGACTGCCCGATCTCGCCGGCTTCCTCGGCGATCCCGACCCTTCCGCCCTCGTCTACTGCTGCGGCCCGGCAGGGCTGATCGACGCGGTCGAGGCGCGCTGCGCGAGCTGGCCGGCGGGGTCCCTGAACGTGGAGCGGTTCGCCGCGGTGACCGGGCAGCAGCCCGTCGGCGGCGAGAACAACCCACCGATCGAGGTCGAGCTGCGGGCATCCGGAATGACGCTGACCGTTCCGCCGCAGCTGTCGGTCCTCAAGGCCGTGGAGCATGCCGGCGTTCCGGTTCTGTCCTCCTGCGAGGAAGGCATCTGCGGTTCCTGCGAGACCGCTGTCATCGAGGGCGAGATCGACCACCGCGACTCCCTGCTCACCGAGGACGAGCGGGCCGCGGGCGACACGATGCTGATCTGCGTCTCCCGTGCGCGCGGCGGACGTCTCGTCCTGGACCTCTGACTCTCCGCACCCGCATGACGAGACCTCATGAGAAGAGACCTCATGAAGAGAGAGGAGCTGCCGCCATGTCCCAACATGTGCGCAACGGCTGGTACTTGGGAGCCTGGTCCCACGAAATCGGCCGGACGCTCAAGCAGCGCTGGATCACGGACATGCCGGTCTGCTTCTATCGGCTGCCCGACCAGACCGTCACCGCCGTCGAAGACCGCTGCCCCCACCGCAAGTACCCCTTGTCGCTGGGTCACTTGGACGACGAGGGCACACTCCAGTGCGACTACCACGGCTATCGCTTCGACGGCCGGGGCGCGTGCGTCGGGGTCGCCGAGCAGACCGACCGGCCCAAGGCGGCACTGCGCCGGTTCCCACTGGTCGAGCGGGACGGCGCGATATGGATCTGGCCCGGCGACCCGGAGCTGGCCGACGAGAGCCTCCTGCCCGACACGTCGTGGCTGAACGATCCCGGGTGGACCCATGTGCACGGCGTCGTACCGCTGAAGGCCCGGCACCTGCTGCTCCTGGAAAACCTGCTCGATCTCACCCACGAGACGTTCCTGCACCCGACGAGCATCGGCAACGCCGCCGTCGCCGCCACCCCGATCGACGTGACCGTGGACGGCGACCGAGTCGGCTTCAGCCGCCGCATGACCGGCATCGAGGCTCCTCCCTTCTACGAGAAGTCCTGCGGTCTGACCTCGCCGGTGGACCGCTGGCAGGACGGCGAGTTCCACCCCCCGGGGGTCTTCATCCTCCACATCCGCGTGGCGGCCACCGGCACAGAGGAACCGGAGGGCTTCCACATGCGGGTGCTGTACGGGATGACGCCCGCGCGCGGCAACGAGACGCACGACTTCTACGCCCTGGGTCGCGACTACCTCATCGACGACGAGGAGCTGACGACGTTCCAGCACGAGCAGCAGCTCGCCGTGATGCAGGAGGACGTCGACGCCCTGGAGGCCCAGGAGTTGATGTACGCCACCGACCCCGGCGGCACCGCCGAGTCCAGCATCAAGTCCGACCTCGCCGCGCTCCGCGGTCGCCGCTCGCTGATGAAGATGCTCGCCCGCGAAC
Protein-coding sequences here:
- a CDS encoding AMP-binding protein is translated as MDVSIGTIWEAVSRTLPDAVAVAEPGRETTYREFDERASRLAAALERAGVGEGDTVACYLYNGAAYLETVFAAFKLGAVPVNANYRYTGEELSELLADADAAALVFSGALADRVTHAAGHVPTLKLLVRAGDPPADGPAGPDVPELEDLLAAHAPRAPRSRPGSDRLFMYTGGTTGRPKGVVWRQSDLLHSLVVPIFHPLGVTDLPATLDEAVAIATEAHHGGRAPITMPVVPLMHATGLFNTMGALMTGGRAVTARPGGLDPEHVWRTIAEQRVDTFIVAGNAVCRPLVDELVRAEQTGTPYDLRSVRRILSSGTALSDPLKMALHERADVTVIDAIASSEGGPFAFAITSSVRDLPARFFPVSATRVIGTDDRFVEPGSDETGYLAYRGPMPLGYYKDTEKSATTFRTIDGVRYAIAGDLARLEADGAIRFLGRGSGVINTGGEKVHPQEVESVLLTHPGVTDCVVVGVPDETWGERVAAVVAVPPGTAVTGEELRDWARRSLAGYKVPRSVVLTDALPRTPTGKLEVAWARKTAQDSDAAAT
- a CDS encoding PIG-L deacetylase family protein, with protein sequence MPPNTSSPSEGSLLVISAHAGDFVWRAGGAIALAAERGQRAKVLCLSFGERGESARAWRDGLGLGEIKELRRTEASSAAAALGAEIEFLDAGDYPLIETPELVDRIVRVYREVDPAVVLTHPPADPYNGDHPAASRMALQARVLAQAIGYEAPGEPLGAPPVFFFEPHQPEQCDFKPNVLLDITSVFDRKRKAMECLAAQQHMWDYYTDLAKRRGVQLKRNTGPNLGLTHATMAEAYVRLYPEATGTLA
- a CDS encoding PDR/VanB family oxidoreductase, with translation MTDPSAAVLDTLTTTEAGTASRHEAGFDGTLVVLSRRNVAAGVVSLELGPRSGEGEGGGEGEGEPLPAWRPGAHIDVVLPTGITRQYSLCGPAGHTSRWRIAVLREPDGRGGSQWIHDNVHEGTELRVRGPRNNFPLRPAARYLFVGGGIGITPLLPMIAEAEAAGADWSLLYGGRTHASMAFLPELEPYGERVDVRPQDQHGLPDLAGFLGDPDPSALVYCCGPAGLIDAVEARCASWPAGSLNVERFAAVTGQQPVGGENNPPIEVELRASGMTLTVPPQLSVLKAVEHAGVPVLSSCEEGICGSCETAVIEGEIDHRDSLLTEDERAAGDTMLICVSRARGGRLVLDL
- a CDS encoding aromatic ring-hydroxylating dioxygenase subunit alpha; translated protein: MSQHVRNGWYLGAWSHEIGRTLKQRWITDMPVCFYRLPDQTVTAVEDRCPHRKYPLSLGHLDDEGTLQCDYHGYRFDGRGACVGVAEQTDRPKAALRRFPLVERDGAIWIWPGDPELADESLLPDTSWLNDPGWTHVHGVVPLKARHLLLLENLLDLTHETFLHPTSIGNAAVAATPIDVTVDGDRVGFSRRMTGIEAPPFYEKSCGLTSPVDRWQDGEFHPPGVFILHIRVAATGTEEPEGFHMRVLYGMTPARGNETHDFYALGRDYLIDDEELTTFQHEQQLAVMQEDVDALEAQELMYATDPGGTAESSIKSDLAALRGRRSLMKMLAREQHGQPGQQGDRTARPTESV